In Porphyrobacter sp. LM 6, one DNA window encodes the following:
- the infB gene encoding translation initiation factor IF-2, which yields MSDDENQRTRKPLGLKRSVDAGEVKQTFSHGRTNKVVVEVKRRRVLGKPGEAAPPPAPEPVAVAPAPAPEPKPAPAPAPARPAPAGETPQERVKRLQLEAEEERLRLAEEARKRDELEARQREEEERRRAEENRRAEEAAEKQREEPVATQPEEDSAAETAAPEAVAGKTDAAPAARRFTPVERPEPKRPEVKGKKKDDKRAAPSDEGKDNRRSGKLTVTRALNEDEGRRARSLAALKRAREKERRGQGGPAKPREKQVRDVVVPEAITVSELANRMAEKGADLVKALFNMGMMVTVNQTIDQDTAELLVEEFGHNITRVSASDVDIDTSEDTDPEETLRPRPPVVTIMGHVDHGKTSLLDALRGTDVVKGEAGGITQHIGAYQITTKDKSKITFLDTPGHAAFTEMRMRGANVTDIVILVVAGDDGLMPQTIEAINHTKAAGVPMIVAITKSDKPEFNPQKIRERLLEHEIVVEAMSGDVQDVEVSAKTGAGLDKLIEAINLQAELLELKARPDRDAEATVIEAQLDKGRGPVAIVLVTRGTLKRGDTFVVGTQSGKVRAIVDDKGQQLKEAGPSMPVEVLGLGGVPSAGDNLTVVENEQRAREVAKYRQEIATEKRTALAPTNFDTMFNNLASNVIEFPVVVKADVQGSVEAIVNALHNLSNDEIKVRVLNAGVGAITESDVLLAAASKAPIIGFNVRPNAKARDLVKRDGVRMMYYDVIYHLTDEVAKEMAGELGPERIETVVGRAEVKQVFPAGKKDKAAGLLVLEGAIRKGLFARLTRQDVIVSATKIASLRRFKDDVDEVRAGLECGVVLEDTNDIKPGDNLEVFSVEERERTL from the coding sequence ATGAGCGACGACGAAAACCAGCGCACCCGCAAGCCTCTGGGCCTCAAGCGGTCGGTCGATGCGGGTGAGGTCAAGCAGACCTTCAGCCACGGCCGCACCAACAAGGTCGTGGTCGAGGTGAAGCGCCGCCGCGTGCTCGGCAAACCCGGTGAAGCGGCCCCGCCGCCCGCGCCCGAGCCGGTAGCAGTTGCCCCTGCGCCTGCGCCCGAACCCAAGCCGGCTCCGGCTCCGGCTCCGGCACGGCCTGCCCCCGCGGGCGAAACCCCGCAGGAGCGCGTGAAGCGCCTCCAGCTGGAAGCCGAGGAAGAGCGGCTGCGGCTGGCCGAGGAAGCGCGCAAGCGTGATGAACTCGAAGCGCGTCAGCGCGAAGAAGAAGAGCGTCGCCGTGCGGAAGAAAACCGCCGCGCCGAGGAAGCCGCCGAAAAGCAGCGCGAAGAGCCGGTTGCAACCCAGCCGGAAGAAGACTCCGCTGCCGAAACGGCCGCTCCGGAAGCCGTCGCGGGCAAGACTGACGCCGCGCCCGCTGCGCGCCGCTTCACGCCTGTTGAACGTCCCGAGCCCAAGCGGCCCGAGGTCAAGGGCAAGAAGAAGGACGACAAGCGCGCCGCGCCGAGCGACGAAGGCAAGGACAACCGCCGTTCGGGCAAGCTGACCGTCACGCGTGCGCTCAACGAGGACGAAGGCCGCCGTGCGCGCAGCCTCGCCGCGCTGAAGCGTGCCCGCGAGAAGGAACGCCGCGGTCAGGGCGGCCCGGCCAAGCCGCGCGAGAAGCAGGTGCGCGATGTGGTCGTTCCCGAGGCGATCACTGTCAGTGAACTCGCCAACCGCATGGCCGAGAAGGGCGCCGACCTGGTGAAGGCGTTGTTCAACATGGGCATGATGGTCACGGTCAACCAGACCATCGATCAGGACACTGCCGAGCTGCTGGTCGAAGAGTTTGGCCACAACATCACCCGCGTTTCGGCGAGCGATGTCGATATCGACACCAGCGAGGACACCGATCCGGAAGAAACGCTGCGCCCGCGTCCGCCCGTGGTCACGATCATGGGCCACGTCGATCACGGCAAGACCAGCCTGCTCGACGCGCTGCGCGGGACCGATGTGGTGAAGGGCGAAGCCGGCGGCATCACCCAGCACATCGGCGCCTACCAGATCACCACCAAGGACAAGTCGAAGATCACCTTCCTCGACACCCCCGGCCACGCGGCCTTCACCGAAATGCGGATGCGCGGTGCTAACGTCACCGACATCGTCATTCTGGTGGTCGCCGGCGATGACGGGCTGATGCCGCAGACGATCGAGGCGATCAACCACACCAAGGCGGCCGGCGTGCCGATGATCGTGGCGATCACCAAGTCGGACAAGCCCGAGTTCAACCCGCAGAAGATCCGCGAGCGTCTGCTCGAACACGAAATCGTGGTCGAAGCGATGTCGGGCGACGTGCAGGATGTCGAAGTCTCGGCCAAGACCGGCGCGGGGCTCGACAAGCTGATCGAGGCGATCAACCTCCAGGCCGAACTGCTCGAACTGAAGGCGCGGCCCGACCGCGATGCCGAGGCGACCGTGATCGAAGCGCAGCTCGACAAGGGCCGTGGTCCGGTCGCGATCGTGCTGGTGACCCGCGGGACGCTTAAGCGCGGCGATACCTTCGTGGTCGGCACGCAGAGCGGCAAGGTCCGCGCGATCGTCGACGACAAGGGCCAGCAGCTCAAGGAAGCCGGCCCCTCGATGCCGGTCGAGGTGCTTGGTCTTGGCGGCGTGCCGTCGGCCGGTGACAACCTCACCGTGGTCGAAAACGAACAGCGCGCCCGCGAAGTCGCCAAGTATCGTCAGGAAATCGCGACCGAAAAGCGCACGGCCCTCGCGCCGACCAATTTCGACACGATGTTCAACAACCTCGCCTCCAACGTCATCGAATTCCCGGTGGTGGTGAAGGCCGACGTGCAGGGCTCGGTCGAAGCGATCGTCAATGCGCTCCACAATCTCTCGAACGACGAGATCAAGGTGCGCGTGCTCAACGCCGGTGTCGGCGCGATCACCGAAAGCGACGTGCTGCTGGCGGCGGCCTCGAAGGCGCCGATCATCGGCTTCAACGTGCGCCCCAATGCCAAGGCGCGCGATCTGGTGAAGCGCGATGGCGTGCGGATGATGTATTACGATGTCATCTATCACCTGACCGACGAAGTCGCCAAGGAGATGGCGGGCGAGCTCGGGCCGGAGCGGATCGAAACCGTGGTTGGCCGTGCCGAGGTCAAGCAGGTGTTCCCGGCAGGCAAGAAGGACAAGGCAGCCGGTCTGCTCGTGCTGGAAGGCGCGATCCGCAAGGGCCTGTTTGCGCGTCTCACTCGTCAGGATGTCATCGTCTCGGCGACCAAGATCGCCTCGCTGCGGCGCTTCAAGGACGATGTGGACGAAGTCCGCGCCGGTCTCGAATGCGGCGTGGTGCTGGAAGACACCAACGACATCAAGCCGGGCGACAACCTCGAAGTCTTCTCGGTCGAGGAGCGTGAGCGGACTCTGTGA
- a CDS encoding DUF448 domain-containing protein, translating to MRTPHNERLTSDIVEPELPADTGSERRCILTGATSARDTLLRLAISPDGLVLPDAGAKAPGRGAWIGVSRAALEEALADGHLRKALMRAFKGAPLTIPDDLPARADAALARHLGDRLGLELRSGNIVLGSARIEEQARAGRLAAVLHASDSSEDGRRKLDQAWRVGNDAEGSGMRGQVLPLDRTALSVAMGRDNVVHLGVAGHPGDMRAAERVRHAVSRLAQFRGSETASTRENDGRDASGKAELPAGGSAQCDEYVKD from the coding sequence ATGCGGACTCCACACAATGAGCGCCTGACGTCCGACATCGTCGAGCCTGAGCTTCCCGCCGATACGGGGAGCGAGCGGCGCTGTATCCTCACCGGGGCAACCTCGGCGCGGGACACCCTGCTACGTCTGGCGATTTCGCCTGACGGGCTGGTGTTGCCCGATGCCGGGGCCAAGGCGCCCGGGCGGGGTGCATGGATCGGTGTGAGCCGCGCCGCGCTTGAAGAAGCGCTGGCCGACGGCCATTTGCGCAAAGCCCTGATGCGCGCGTTCAAGGGCGCGCCTCTCACCATTCCCGATGATCTGCCCGCACGGGCAGACGCGGCGCTGGCGCGGCACCTTGGCGATCGCCTTGGGCTGGAACTGCGCTCGGGCAATATTGTGCTCGGGTCGGCAAGGATCGAAGAACAGGCGCGCGCCGGGCGGTTGGCCGCAGTGCTCCACGCCAGCGACAGCAGCGAGGATGGCCGGCGCAAACTCGATCAGGCCTGGCGGGTCGGCAATGATGCGGAAGGTTCGGGGATGCGCGGGCAGGTCTTGCCTCTGGACCGCACCGCGCTGTCTGTGGCAATGGGCCGCGACAATGTGGTGCACCTCGGCGTCGCCGGACATCCGGGCGACATGCGTGCGGCCGAGCGGGTACGCCATGCGGTGTCCCGGCTCGCGCAGTTCCGCGGGAGCGAAACAGCGAGCACGCGCGAGAATGATGGCCGGGATGCGTCCGGCAAGGCCGAACTGCCTGCGGGCGGATCGGCGCAATGTGATGAATACGTGAAGGATTGA
- the nusA gene encoding transcription termination factor NusA encodes MMSAISANKAELLAIANAVASEKMIDKSIVIEAMEEAIQKSARNRYGAENDIRAKLDPLTGDLTLWRVVEVVDVVEDYFKQVDLKQAEKLQPGAKVGDFIVDPLPPVDLGRIDAQSAKQVIFQKVRDAERERQFEEFKDRQGEVITGVIKSVEFGHVIVNLGRAEGVIRRDQQIPREAARTGERVRALITKVERNNRGPQIFLSRAHPDFMKKLFAQEVPEIYDGIIEIKAAARDPGSRAKIGVISRDSSIDPVGACVGMKGSRVQAVVQELQGEKIDIIPWSEDTATFVVNALQPATVSRVVLDEDDGRIEVVVPDDQLSLAIGRRGQNVRLASQLTGHQIDIMTEEEASEKRSKEFAERSKMFEEELDVDETLSQLLVAEGFAELEEVAYVDLAELASIEGFDDELAEELQSRALEALERQEAAHREVRRGLGVDDALAEIPHLTEAMLVTLGKAGIKTLDDLADLATDELIAKKREAPRRRNNTDGPPQRRPQRETDKGGVLGEYGLSEEQGNEIIMAARAHWFEDEPATQEAADADSTQ; translated from the coding sequence CTGATGAGTGCCATTTCCGCCAACAAGGCCGAACTCCTCGCAATCGCCAACGCGGTTGCCTCGGAAAAGATGATCGACAAGTCGATCGTCATCGAGGCGATGGAAGAAGCGATCCAGAAATCGGCGCGTAACCGCTACGGGGCCGAAAACGACATCCGCGCCAAGCTCGATCCGCTGACCGGCGATCTGACGCTGTGGCGTGTCGTCGAGGTGGTCGATGTGGTCGAAGACTACTTCAAGCAGGTCGATCTCAAGCAGGCCGAAAAGCTCCAGCCCGGTGCCAAGGTCGGCGATTTCATCGTCGATCCGCTGCCCCCGGTCGATCTCGGCCGTATCGACGCGCAGTCCGCCAAGCAGGTGATCTTCCAGAAGGTCCGCGATGCCGAGCGCGAGCGCCAGTTCGAAGAATTCAAGGACCGTCAGGGCGAAGTCATCACCGGTGTGATCAAGTCGGTCGAATTCGGCCACGTGATCGTCAACCTCGGCCGTGCCGAAGGCGTGATCCGCCGTGACCAGCAGATCCCGCGCGAAGCCGCCCGTACCGGCGAGCGCGTGCGCGCGCTGATCACCAAGGTGGAACGCAACAACCGCGGCCCGCAGATCTTCCTCAGCCGCGCGCACCCCGACTTCATGAAGAAGCTGTTCGCGCAGGAAGTGCCCGAAATCTACGACGGCATCATCGAGATCAAGGCCGCTGCCCGCGATCCGGGTTCGCGCGCCAAGATCGGCGTGATCAGCCGCGATTCCTCGATCGATCCGGTCGGCGCCTGCGTCGGCATGAAGGGCAGCCGCGTGCAGGCCGTCGTGCAGGAACTCCAGGGCGAAAAGATCGACATCATTCCGTGGTCGGAAGACACCGCGACTTTCGTGGTCAACGCGCTCCAGCCTGCCACCGTCAGCCGCGTCGTTCTCGATGAAGACGATGGCCGCATCGAAGTGGTGGTGCCGGACGACCAGCTGTCGCTGGCCATCGGCCGCCGCGGCCAGAACGTGCGGCTGGCAAGCCAGCTGACCGGCCACCAGATCGACATCATGACCGAGGAAGAAGCCTCGGAGAAGCGCTCGAAGGAATTCGCCGAACGTTCGAAGATGTTCGAGGAAGAGCTCGACGTCGACGAAACCCTTTCGCAGCTGCTGGTGGCCGAAGGTTTCGCCGAGCTGGAAGAAGTGGCCTATGTCGATCTTGCCGAACTCGCGAGCATCGAAGGCTTCGACGACGAACTCGCCGAAGAACTCCAGAGCCGTGCGCTCGAAGCGCTTGAGCGTCAGGAAGCCGCACACCGCGAAGTGCGCCGCGGCCTTGGCGTCGATGATGCGCTCGCCGAAATCCCGCACCTTACCGAAGCGATGCTCGTCACGCTCGGCAAGGCGGGCATCAAGACGCTCGATGACCTCGCCGATCTCGCCACCGACGAACTGATCGCCAAGAAGCGTGAAGCGCCGCGCCGCCGGAACAACACCGACGGCCCGCCGCAGCGTCGCCCGCAGCGTGAAACCGACAAGGGCGGCGTGCTGGGCGAGTATGGCCTCTCGGAAGAGCAGGGCAACGAGATCATCATGGCTGCGCGCGCGCACTGGTTCGAAGACGAACCGGCAACTCAGGAGGCCGCCGATGCGGACTCCACACAATGA
- the rimP gene encoding ribosome maturation protein RimP — protein MTDIARLTQLIEPEATALGFELVRVAMLPSEAGDGGMALQIMAEDPATGQLVIDQCAALSRRVSDVIDAAEEADEVLIEGAYHLEVSSPGIDRPLTREKDFANWAGHEVRIVMDKGYDGQRVNKGVLGGLVDGMVLVAEAKAGDVRLPLAEIHSAKLVLTDALIAATRPLDTSGADELIEDTEKADD, from the coding sequence ATGACCGACATTGCCCGCCTGACCCAGCTGATCGAACCCGAGGCCACCGCGCTCGGGTTTGAACTGGTGCGCGTGGCGATGCTGCCTTCCGAGGCAGGCGATGGCGGCATGGCGCTCCAGATCATGGCCGAAGATCCCGCAACCGGGCAGCTGGTGATCGACCAGTGCGCCGCGCTCTCGCGCCGTGTCTCGGATGTGATCGACGCGGCCGAGGAAGCGGACGAAGTGCTGATCGAGGGGGCCTACCACCTCGAAGTCTCCTCGCCCGGCATCGACCGCCCGCTCACCCGCGAAAAGGATTTCGCGAACTGGGCCGGCCACGAAGTCCGCATCGTCATGGACAAGGGCTATGACGGCCAGCGCGTCAACAAGGGCGTGCTCGGCGGGCTTGTCGATGGTATGGTGCTTGTCGCCGAAGCCAAGGCGGGCGACGTCCGCCTGCCGCTTGCCGAAATTCATTCTGCGAAGCTCGTCCTCACCGACGCGCTCATCGCCGCCACCCGCCCGCTGGATACCAGCGGGGCTGACGAACTCATCGAAGATACAGAGAAGGCAGACGACTGA